From Coriobacteriia bacterium, one genomic window encodes:
- a CDS encoding histidinol-phosphatase HisJ family protein: MSRELTDCHIHTRRCGHAAGTAEECVRVAIERGLSGIVFTEHLALPEDLDPSRTLSMRSEEMSDYLAEIAAVRDLHPEIAIVTGLEADYLPGRAAQTAATLKELRLRGVSVVLGSVHFLEDGWAFDDPSRIAEWDTRNIDSVWRAYFDRWCGAARSGLFDVMAHPDLVKKFGHRPSFDPCDLYREAAAAASEGCVRVEVSSAGLRKPVGEIYPAFDLLRAFHHAGVSATAGSDAHAPSEVGEGISEVYDAMARAGYASVAFPDGSGGWRELAL, translated from the coding sequence ATGTCGCGCGAACTGACAGACTGCCACATTCATACGCGCCGGTGTGGCCACGCAGCCGGCACAGCGGAGGAATGCGTCCGCGTGGCCATCGAGCGAGGCCTATCGGGTATCGTCTTCACAGAGCATCTCGCGCTGCCGGAGGACCTCGATCCGTCTCGCACGCTGTCCATGAGGTCGGAAGAGATGAGTGATTACCTCGCCGAGATCGCCGCAGTTCGGGACTTGCATCCGGAGATTGCCATCGTGACCGGCCTTGAAGCCGACTATCTTCCCGGCCGTGCAGCACAGACGGCTGCGACCCTTAAGGAACTGCGTCTCCGCGGTGTAAGCGTCGTTTTGGGCAGTGTTCACTTTCTGGAAGACGGCTGGGCATTCGACGACCCCAGCCGAATCGCCGAATGGGATACCCGAAATATCGACTCGGTGTGGCGAGCCTACTTCGACCGGTGGTGCGGCGCGGCGCGCTCGGGGCTCTTCGACGTGATGGCGCACCCGGACCTGGTGAAGAAGTTCGGACACCGTCCGTCGTTTGACCCATGCGATCTCTACCGCGAGGCCGCAGCAGCCGCGTCAGAGGGCTGTGTACGGGTCGAGGTCTCATCGGCGGGGCTGCGCAAGCCGGTAGGAGAGATCTACCCCGCATTCGATCTGCTGCGCGCATTCCACCACGCCGGCGTGAGCGCGACTGCAGGATCAGACGCTCACGCGCCAAGTGAGGTAGGCGAAGGGATCTCAGAGGTCTACGACGCCATGGCGCGCGCAGGCTACGCGAGTGTCGCTTTTCCCGACGGCTCCGGAGGATGGAGGGAGTTGGCGCTGTGA
- the mnmA gene encoding tRNA 2-thiouridine(34) synthase MnmA, translating into MRPVSIRPADSAGKGATKRVFVAMSGGVDSSVSAALLIEQGYDVTGVTMQLWPSSEDEGGCCSVSAVRDARRVCDLLGIPHYTLNFRDAFEREVVGPFADDYARGLTPNPCIVCNDRLKFSELLAKVSLQGAGFLATGHYARIVREPDGVPRLARGLDLWKDQSYFLYRLTRTQLEHVLFPVGEFHKDDVRAYAQRLGLHVAEKPDSQEVCFAPAGEHTRVVRERRPDALVPGEIVDVNGKLLGTHEGIANYTVGQRKGLGLSGGPFYVLGVEFGTNRVVVGPREASAITRVEADDIVWGGEPTEDVAAVVRYRMEPQAAKSSVVGDTLDVVFDSPLLGVAPGQAVVCYRGDVVIGGGTICRAN; encoded by the coding sequence ATGCGGCCTGTGAGCATTCGCCCCGCTGACAGCGCGGGGAAAGGCGCGACGAAACGCGTCTTCGTCGCCATGAGCGGTGGAGTCGACTCGTCCGTATCGGCTGCCCTGCTCATCGAGCAGGGATACGACGTCACAGGCGTCACAATGCAGCTGTGGCCGTCATCGGAAGATGAAGGCGGCTGTTGCTCGGTTTCGGCCGTCCGGGACGCTCGGCGGGTGTGCGACCTCCTCGGAATACCGCACTATACCTTGAACTTTCGTGATGCTTTCGAGCGTGAGGTCGTTGGCCCGTTTGCCGACGATTACGCACGAGGGCTTACTCCCAATCCTTGCATCGTCTGCAACGATCGCCTGAAGTTCTCTGAGCTGCTCGCCAAGGTGTCGCTGCAGGGGGCCGGTTTCCTTGCTACAGGACACTACGCGCGAATCGTGCGCGAACCGGACGGGGTACCCAGGCTTGCGCGCGGCTTGGACCTGTGGAAGGACCAGTCGTACTTCCTCTACCGGCTCACACGTACTCAGTTGGAGCATGTTCTCTTCCCTGTGGGCGAATTTCACAAAGATGACGTTCGCGCGTATGCCCAGCGCCTCGGCCTCCACGTTGCAGAGAAGCCAGACAGCCAAGAGGTCTGTTTCGCGCCGGCTGGGGAGCACACTCGTGTCGTGCGCGAGAGAAGGCCCGATGCTCTGGTGCCCGGAGAGATCGTTGACGTCAACGGAAAACTTCTGGGCACGCACGAAGGGATCGCCAACTACACTGTAGGCCAACGCAAGGGGCTTGGCCTCAGCGGAGGGCCGTTCTATGTACTCGGCGTGGAGTTCGGAACAAACCGGGTCGTCGTCGGCCCGCGTGAAGCCTCGGCCATAACGCGGGTCGAGGCAGATGACATCGTCTGGGGCGGCGAGCCGACAGAGGATGTTGCCGCCGTCGTGCGATACCGCATGGAGCCACAGGCCGCGAAATCTTCAGTTGTGGGTGATACGCTTGACGTGGTGTTCGATTCTCCTCTTCTTGGAGTCGCTCCCGGCCAGGCCGTCGTATGCTATAGGGGAGACGTCGTGATCGGCGGAGGGACCATATGTCGCGCGAACTGA
- a CDS encoding iron-sulfur cluster assembly scaffold protein: protein MQYTEKVMEHFNNPRNVGVIEDADGVGEVGNPVCGDIMKITIKVDDTDHISDVKFQTLGCGAAIATSSIVTELARGMSIQDAVGISKQQVADELGGLPAAKMHCSVLATDGLKVAVDDYLVKHGRERIAGEVKSADPNFDPHSDEDEPHDDAEACGL from the coding sequence TTGCAGTACACCGAGAAGGTCATGGAGCATTTCAATAACCCGCGTAACGTCGGAGTGATCGAAGACGCCGATGGAGTAGGGGAGGTCGGCAACCCTGTCTGCGGCGACATCATGAAGATCACCATCAAGGTTGACGACACGGACCATATCTCCGACGTCAAATTCCAGACGCTCGGGTGTGGCGCTGCCATCGCGACCTCATCGATCGTCACTGAACTTGCAAGAGGCATGTCTATTCAGGACGCCGTAGGCATATCGAAGCAGCAAGTTGCCGATGAGTTGGGTGGTCTGCCGGCCGCGAAGATGCACTGCTCGGTACTTGCCACCGACGGCCTCAAGGTCGCAGTCGACGACTACTTGGTCAAGCACGGGCGTGAACGCATTGCCGGCGAAGTGAAGTCGGCCGACCCAAACTTCGATCCTCATTCCGACGAGGACGAGCCACACGATGACGCCGAGGCATGCGGCCTGTGA
- a CDS encoding cysteine desulfurase — protein MNTVYFDCAATTPVDERVVAEMLPFFTERFGNANSLYGLGRDAYRALEDARERVAASIGAATPEEIIFTSGGTESDNAALLGILSRIAPDGGAHLIVSAYEHHAVLEPAHHLERLGYEVTILKPRTDGHVSPEDLRAAMKPNTKLVSIIHGNNEIGSINPMAELAVVAHEGGALMHTDAVQTLGKIPFDVQELGVDAASFSSHKIYGPKGFGALYLRKRTPFSPFIRGGGQESKRRSGTQNTPGAVGFAKALELSLQGQQAEIERLSRLRDRLTDGVISALENTQATAPVGPRLPHIASLLINGVEGEAMLLQLDNKGIAVSTGSACSSGSLEPSHVLLSIGVRQEIAHGSLRLSLGRFSTEADVDYFLEVFPPIVERLRQMSPVYERMFGSASR, from the coding sequence ATGAACACCGTGTATTTCGATTGTGCCGCCACGACACCGGTTGATGAACGTGTGGTCGCCGAGATGCTGCCATTTTTCACCGAGAGGTTCGGCAATGCGAACTCACTCTACGGGCTTGGCCGTGACGCATATCGGGCGCTTGAGGATGCACGTGAGCGCGTAGCTGCCTCAATCGGGGCTGCAACTCCAGAAGAAATCATCTTCACCAGCGGCGGAACCGAGTCCGACAACGCCGCACTTCTCGGTATTCTGTCAAGAATCGCGCCGGACGGCGGGGCACATCTCATCGTCTCGGCGTATGAGCATCATGCCGTGTTGGAGCCCGCTCACCACCTTGAGCGTCTCGGCTATGAGGTCACGATCCTCAAGCCGAGAACCGACGGTCATGTGTCACCGGAAGACCTGCGCGCAGCGATGAAGCCTAACACCAAGCTCGTGTCGATCATCCACGGAAACAACGAGATCGGGTCGATCAACCCGATGGCCGAGCTTGCAGTCGTCGCTCATGAGGGTGGCGCGCTGATGCACACAGATGCAGTCCAGACACTGGGCAAGATCCCGTTTGACGTTCAGGAACTCGGTGTGGATGCCGCATCGTTCTCAAGCCATAAGATCTATGGTCCGAAAGGGTTCGGGGCGCTGTACCTGAGGAAGCGCACCCCGTTTTCTCCGTTTATTCGAGGCGGAGGACAAGAGTCGAAGCGCAGAAGCGGCACTCAGAACACACCCGGCGCAGTCGGTTTCGCCAAGGCGCTCGAACTCTCGCTTCAAGGCCAGCAGGCTGAGATTGAGCGGCTCTCGCGTTTGCGCGACAGGCTGACTGACGGAGTCATATCCGCGCTTGAGAACACGCAGGCCACCGCGCCGGTGGGTCCTCGACTGCCCCACATAGCCTCGCTTCTCATCAACGGTGTCGAGGGCGAAGCCATGCTTCTGCAGCTCGACAACAAAGGAATTGCGGTTTCAACCGGCTCGGCATGCTCGTCGGGCTCTCTCGAACCCAGTCACGTGCTGTTGTCTATCGGCGTTCGTCAGGAAATCGCGCATGGGTCGCTTCGCCTGTCTCTGGGCCGTTTCTCGACCGAGGCCGATGTCGACTACTTCCTCGAGGTCTTTCCGCCCATCGTCGAGCGTCTGCGCCAGATGTCGCCTGTGTACGAGAGAATGTTTGGATCTGCTTCCCGCTAA
- a CDS encoding Rrf2 family transcriptional regulator, producing the protein MRLTAKSEYGLLAAIDLACTHGAGPVSAREIAERRNIPPRFLEQLLVLLRRSGIVTAVRGAHGGFALTRDPELVTVLDVVQALEGPLTSSVCDSERDEICSCSGSCAAAPVWARATDALRDVFATTTLASLASTQGLLDQSKGTPQDKEQS; encoded by the coding sequence GTGAGATTGACCGCAAAGAGCGAGTATGGGTTGCTTGCCGCGATCGACTTGGCCTGTACTCATGGCGCTGGCCCGGTGAGTGCACGTGAGATCGCCGAGCGCAGGAACATTCCGCCCCGCTTCCTCGAGCAACTGCTCGTCTTGCTTCGCCGCTCGGGTATCGTGACCGCAGTCCGCGGGGCACATGGCGGGTTTGCACTGACTCGAGACCCCGAGTTGGTCACCGTGCTTGATGTTGTTCAGGCACTCGAAGGCCCCCTAACCTCAAGCGTATGCGATAGCGAACGCGATGAGATCTGCAGCTGCAGCGGATCGTGTGCTGCAGCTCCGGTGTGGGCGCGAGCGACCGATGCACTCAGGGACGTTTTCGCGACGACGACGCTGGCATCACTGGCCTCCACGCAAGGTTTGTTGGACCAGAGCAAAGGTACTCCGCAAGACAAGGAGCAGTCATGA
- a CDS encoding riboflavin synthase: MFTGLIETRGSVTAVQAVSGGVRLQVYAPDFGRDMAMGDSICVDGVSLTVSQFQRGAFVADVSGDMLDRTTLSDLRSGSTVNLERALRFSDRMGGHMVTGHVDGVGRLVMRQAAGNSTIYTFHMPPALMEYIVPRGSLAVDGISLAVAQVRGEGFSAAVIPQTEESTTLRDKPIDSMVNIEVDIMARYVKRFVDLYARTGAEGPETTRRGLGDALREFREGR; this comes from the coding sequence ATGTTCACAGGACTCATCGAAACCCGAGGCTCCGTCACGGCGGTGCAGGCGGTGTCCGGCGGCGTTCGGTTGCAGGTCTATGCACCGGATTTTGGTCGAGACATGGCAATGGGCGATTCGATCTGTGTGGATGGTGTCAGCCTCACGGTGTCGCAGTTCCAACGTGGTGCCTTCGTCGCCGACGTGAGCGGCGATATGCTGGATCGCACGACGCTCAGCGATCTGAGGAGCGGATCAACCGTCAATCTTGAGCGCGCACTTCGGTTCTCCGACCGTATGGGTGGGCATATGGTCACCGGTCACGTCGATGGCGTGGGTAGACTTGTCATGCGCCAGGCCGCCGGTAACTCGACGATATATACGTTCCACATGCCTCCCGCACTGATGGAATACATCGTGCCGAGAGGTTCGCTTGCTGTGGACGGCATCTCGCTGGCTGTCGCGCAGGTTCGCGGCGAGGGATTCTCGGCTGCTGTCATTCCGCAAACGGAGGAGAGCACCACCCTTAGAGACAAGCCCATCGATTCGATGGTCAACATCGAGGTGGACATCATGGCCCGGTACGTCAAACGCTTCGTAGACCTCTACGCTCGAACTGGCGCGGAAGGTCCGGAAACCACTCGGCGCGGACTTGGCGATGCGCTTCGCGAGTTCAGAGAAGGTCGATAG
- a CDS encoding ribulose-phosphate 3-epimerase has translation MPEGILIAPSILSADFARLADAIQLAEGGGADLIHVDVMDGHFVPNLTIGPPVVAAIKRVATKPVDVHLMIDNVDDTIGWYLDAGADIISVHAEGTHHLHRVIQRIRSAGVSPAVALNPATPVDVLRDIIADVDMVLLMSVNPGFGGQAFIPRTAAKIRELTALCEQESAHPLIQIDGGITAETAPIVAAAGARCLVAGNAVFGTPDVASAIRAIREAAEI, from the coding sequence CTGCCTGAAGGGATCCTGATCGCTCCGTCGATCTTGTCGGCGGACTTCGCCCGTCTTGCCGATGCAATCCAGCTCGCCGAGGGCGGTGGGGCCGATCTGATACACGTGGACGTCATGGACGGACATTTCGTCCCCAATCTCACTATAGGCCCGCCGGTTGTGGCCGCTATCAAGCGGGTAGCCACCAAGCCTGTTGATGTCCACCTGATGATCGACAATGTTGACGACACGATCGGCTGGTATCTCGACGCCGGTGCCGACATCATTTCGGTGCACGCCGAGGGCACTCATCACCTGCACCGGGTCATTCAGCGCATTCGTTCAGCGGGTGTGTCGCCGGCGGTAGCACTGAATCCTGCCACGCCCGTCGATGTCCTGCGCGACATCATCGCCGACGTCGATATGGTGCTCCTTATGAGCGTGAACCCGGGATTCGGCGGGCAAGCATTCATTCCGAGGACGGCCGCCAAGATCCGCGAGTTGACGGCGCTGTGCGAGCAGGAGAGCGCGCATCCGCTCATCCAGATTGACGGCGGCATCACGGCTGAGACTGCGCCGATCGTCGCTGCGGCGGGCGCCCGCTGCCTCGTCGCCGGAAATGCGGTGTTTGGCACTCCGGACGTTGCGTCGGCGATCCGAGCTATTCGCGAGGCGGCCGAGATCTAG
- a CDS encoding NAD(P)-dependent glycerol-3-phosphate dehydrogenase, producing the protein MMKVAVIGAGSWGTAVCWLLGGKGHDVQLWAREADIAEGVNAEHRNPIYLPEVILAPNVVAGTDIESVLSGAEAVVMVTPSIGVRGTAESMGPYLPTTTPVIVLSKGVEGGTKMLMTEVLEDVLGRRERIAGLSGPNHAEEVSRGVPSATVVAAYDESVGRLFQDIFMTRSFRVYTNPDVVGVELCGASKNVIALAAGISDGLGYGDNTKATLMTRGLAEMSRLGRARGANPLTYMGLAGMGDLIATCTSRHSRNRALGELVAKGGSMEQFYEQTHMVAEGALACITVDELGKSEGLELPITQQVRAILYEGVQVTNAEDALLGREARDELHGLGLVED; encoded by the coding sequence CTGATGAAGGTTGCCGTTATCGGAGCCGGTTCCTGGGGGACAGCCGTCTGCTGGCTGCTGGGAGGCAAAGGCCACGACGTTCAGCTGTGGGCGCGTGAAGCCGATATCGCCGAGGGCGTGAATGCCGAGCACCGCAACCCCATCTATCTCCCCGAGGTCATTCTCGCGCCCAACGTGGTTGCCGGCACCGATATCGAAAGCGTTCTGTCCGGCGCCGAAGCCGTGGTCATGGTCACGCCGTCGATCGGCGTGCGCGGTACCGCCGAATCCATGGGTCCGTACCTGCCTACCACCACGCCTGTCATCGTTCTGTCCAAGGGCGTCGAGGGCGGCACGAAAATGCTGATGACGGAGGTTCTTGAGGACGTTCTCGGCAGACGAGAGCGCATCGCCGGCCTTTCGGGCCCCAATCACGCCGAAGAAGTCAGCCGCGGTGTCCCCTCTGCGACGGTCGTCGCTGCGTATGACGAGAGCGTCGGTCGCCTGTTTCAGGACATCTTCATGACCCGCTCATTCCGCGTCTATACCAATCCCGATGTGGTGGGCGTTGAGTTGTGTGGTGCGAGCAAGAACGTCATCGCGCTCGCGGCGGGCATTTCCGACGGCTTGGGCTACGGAGACAACACCAAAGCCACTCTGATGACTCGCGGGCTGGCGGAGATGAGCCGGCTGGGTCGCGCTCGCGGCGCCAACCCGCTCACGTACATGGGTCTTGCAGGCATGGGAGATCTCATCGCGACGTGTACTTCGCGTCACTCACGCAACCGGGCGCTGGGCGAGCTGGTCGCAAAGGGCGGCTCGATGGAGCAGTTCTACGAGCAGACTCACATGGTCGCCGAGGGCGCGCTGGCTTGCATCACCGTAGATGAGCTGGGGAAGAGCGAAGGTCTCGAACTGCCGATAACCCAGCAGGTTCGAGCGATCCTGTACGAAGGAGTGCAGGTCACCAACGCCGAGGACGCTTTGCTCGGCCGTGAAGCTCGTGACGAACTGCATGGACTTGGACTTGTGGAGGACTAG
- the plsY gene encoding glycerol-3-phosphate 1-O-acyltransferase PlsY translates to MDWLLVAHLVALAVVAYLLGGMPSALIIGKIFYHVDVRQHGSGNLGATNVLRTLGAKAAIGTAVVDIGKGAAAVGLAMLFVSSGQFGLIAREWAMILAAICAVAGHSYSPYIRFAGGKGVATTGGALLVLSPWALPWIFALWLALLFSTRIMSLASILALAAYPLACALVYPRDWPRLIFALAVAAIVIWRHRSNIGRIFRGEENRISFKERGSVAKRMKGGS, encoded by the coding sequence GTGGACTGGCTACTCGTCGCACACTTGGTGGCTCTGGCCGTTGTGGCGTATCTGCTTGGTGGGATGCCATCGGCCCTCATCATAGGCAAGATCTTCTACCACGTTGATGTGAGGCAGCACGGCTCGGGGAACCTCGGTGCGACCAACGTACTCCGGACATTGGGCGCAAAGGCGGCGATCGGCACCGCCGTCGTGGACATAGGCAAAGGCGCCGCGGCCGTGGGGCTCGCAATGCTCTTTGTCAGCAGCGGCCAATTCGGTCTCATTGCACGGGAGTGGGCAATGATCCTTGCGGCAATCTGCGCCGTTGCTGGACATTCGTACTCTCCTTACATTCGGTTCGCGGGAGGGAAGGGTGTGGCAACGACCGGCGGCGCGTTATTAGTGCTCAGCCCGTGGGCGCTGCCGTGGATCTTCGCGCTATGGCTCGCACTGTTGTTTTCGACTCGAATCATGTCGCTGGCATCGATACTTGCTTTGGCCGCCTATCCTCTGGCATGCGCACTTGTCTACCCGCGCGACTGGCCTCGGCTGATCTTCGCACTGGCTGTTGCCGCAATCGTCATTTGGCGGCATCGAAGCAATATCGGCCGTATCTTCAGGGGCGAAGAAAATAGGATATCCTTCAAAGAGCGTGGCAGCGTCGCGAAAAGGATGAAAGGGGGCTCCTGA
- a CDS encoding ribosome biogenesis GTPase Der, producing the protein MALPIVAVVGRPNVGKSTLVNRLTQTTDAIVHEARGVTRDRSYHQADWNGVDFLLIDTGGIESGNIDKFQSSIRAQALMAAEEADVIILLVDGKTGLTPDDMEVARVLKRSSRPVFLAVNKMDTPNREDEAFEFWNLGLGQPWSVSATHGHGTGDLLDEIVKALPVTTGEPEDETKAIDVAIIGRPNAGKSSLLNRMSGVDRAIVSDVAGTTRDAIDLLVERDERAFRLVDTAGIRRKALIDADVEYYGFVRAMRAIDRAQVALLVIDSTIGLTDQDQRVANFALERGCAIIVLLNKWDALETQEAKDAIAEKITDRLGFISFAPVLRISALTGKGVDRIWDAIATVYANYMQEISTSRLNKMLTEMRDFGHTVNKNGMTLRVNYVTQTRTAPPGFTFFANHPILADDNFRRYVENRMRDAFDLLGTPIILKFRKKD; encoded by the coding sequence ATGGCGCTACCAATAGTCGCAGTCGTCGGCCGGCCCAACGTTGGCAAGTCGACGTTGGTCAACCGTCTGACGCAGACCACTGACGCCATCGTTCACGAAGCGCGCGGTGTTACGCGTGACCGCAGCTACCATCAGGCCGACTGGAACGGTGTGGACTTCCTCCTCATCGACACCGGCGGTATTGAGAGCGGCAACATCGACAAGTTCCAGTCTTCGATCCGTGCTCAGGCACTCATGGCCGCCGAGGAAGCCGACGTCATAATCCTTCTGGTCGACGGCAAGACGGGCCTCACGCCCGATGACATGGAGGTCGCGCGAGTGCTGAAGCGCTCAAGCCGGCCCGTGTTCCTGGCTGTGAACAAGATGGACACACCCAACCGCGAAGACGAGGCGTTCGAGTTCTGGAATCTTGGCCTCGGGCAGCCTTGGTCGGTCTCGGCAACTCACGGTCACGGCACCGGAGACCTGCTGGACGAGATCGTGAAAGCCCTGCCTGTCACCACGGGCGAGCCTGAGGACGAGACCAAGGCCATCGACGTCGCCATCATCGGCCGTCCGAATGCTGGCAAGTCTTCGCTCCTGAACCGCATGTCCGGCGTTGACCGAGCAATCGTTTCGGACGTGGCGGGCACAACGCGCGACGCGATCGACCTGTTGGTTGAGCGCGACGAACGCGCATTTCGCCTCGTGGACACCGCCGGCATCCGACGCAAGGCCCTCATCGACGCCGATGTCGAGTACTACGGCTTCGTGCGCGCAATGCGGGCGATCGACCGCGCGCAGGTGGCGCTGCTGGTCATCGACTCCACGATCGGACTGACCGATCAGGACCAGCGTGTGGCCAACTTCGCGCTTGAGCGTGGCTGTGCCATCATCGTTCTGCTGAACAAGTGGGACGCGCTTGAGACCCAGGAAGCCAAAGATGCGATCGCCGAGAAGATCACCGACCGCTTGGGATTCATCAGCTTTGCACCGGTGCTTCGCATCAGCGCCCTGACCGGCAAAGGTGTTGATCGCATCTGGGATGCGATCGCAACCGTGTACGCAAACTACATGCAGGAGATCTCCACGAGCCGCCTGAACAAGATGCTCACTGAGATGAGGGACTTCGGTCACACTGTCAACAAGAACGGCATGACACTGCGTGTGAACTACGTCACACAGACTCGCACGGCGCCCCCAGGCTTCACCTTCTTCGCGAATCACCCGATACTTGCCGACGACAACTTCCGGAGGTACGTCGAAAACCGGATGCGAGACGCGTTCGACCTGCTCGGCACCCCAATCATCCTGAAGTTCCGCAAGAAGGATTAG
- a CDS encoding DUF512 domain-containing protein, translating into MIAAVDVGSPAALAGLTPGDILAHADDQPLRDVIDWQWLADNASVTVEVAGEPARRTTLTREASQTWGVTFADTVFDGVRTCRNNCAFCFMTQLPKGLRPALYLRDDDFRLSFLQGNFITLTNLFDADLGRIAEQFLSPLYVSLHAIDRDVRAALVCAQEDRALERFDELLDAGIEMHVQIVLVPGINDGPVLERTLTWLAEREGVLSVGVVPLGYTAHQERFSGSFESAQAARAVIAQVTPWQEAFRKRDGITWLYLADEFYLNAEVDIPPARYYDDFPQYENGIGLVRSFIDDSFELHDQFEDAVLRLQGHPAVTLVSGMLFAPVLERLLAETDPHAHIQVLAVENRFFGGNVSVTGLLVGSDLVPAITEQAQGAIVLVPDVVVNADGLLLDDVPASQLGTLSRKDVRLVSCDAAGLLSALRTAAEVPASNPEE; encoded by the coding sequence ATGATCGCCGCCGTCGATGTGGGCAGCCCGGCGGCGCTTGCAGGACTCACTCCGGGGGACATTCTCGCGCACGCCGATGACCAACCGTTGCGCGACGTGATCGACTGGCAGTGGCTGGCCGACAACGCGAGTGTCACGGTCGAGGTGGCAGGGGAGCCCGCGCGTCGCACCACGCTCACGCGCGAAGCAAGCCAGACGTGGGGCGTCACATTCGCCGACACCGTCTTCGACGGCGTACGCACCTGCCGCAACAACTGCGCATTCTGTTTCATGACGCAACTCCCCAAAGGCCTGCGTCCGGCGCTCTACCTTCGCGACGACGATTTCCGGCTGTCGTTTCTGCAAGGCAACTTCATAACTCTCACCAACCTCTTCGACGCCGATCTCGGCCGCATCGCCGAGCAGTTCCTCTCACCGCTCTACGTCTCGCTCCATGCGATCGACCGCGATGTGCGCGCCGCACTCGTCTGTGCGCAGGAGGACCGTGCGCTCGAGAGATTCGACGAACTCCTGGATGCCGGGATCGAGATGCATGTGCAGATCGTCCTGGTTCCCGGCATCAACGACGGTCCTGTTCTTGAGCGAACGCTCACCTGGCTCGCCGAGCGCGAGGGCGTGCTCTCGGTCGGCGTCGTTCCGCTCGGCTACACGGCGCATCAGGAGCGGTTCTCGGGTTCGTTTGAGAGTGCGCAAGCAGCACGAGCCGTGATCGCGCAGGTGACTCCGTGGCAGGAAGCCTTCCGCAAGCGAGACGGCATCACATGGCTCTACCTTGCCGATGAGTTCTACCTCAACGCCGAGGTCGACATTCCCCCCGCCCGGTACTATGACGACTTCCCGCAGTATGAAAACGGCATCGGCCTCGTCCGCAGCTTCATCGACGATTCCTTCGAGCTGCACGATCAGTTCGAAGACGCAGTCTTGCGCCTTCAAGGGCATCCGGCGGTAACGCTCGTCAGCGGCATGCTCTTCGCTCCCGTACTTGAACGGCTTCTCGCCGAGACCGACCCGCACGCCCATATTCAAGTCCTCGCGGTCGAGAACAGGTTCTTCGGAGGCAATGTGAGCGTTACAGGACTCCTGGTCGGAAGCGACCTCGTGCCCGCGATCACGGAGCAGGCACAGGGCGCGATAGTGCTCGTTCCCGACGTCGTCGTGAATGCCGACGGGCTTCTGCTTGACGACGTCCCCGCCTCGCAGCTGGGTACTCTCTCAAGGAAAGATGTTCGTCTGGTATCCTGTGACGCTGCCGGGTTGCTCTCGGCGCTACGAACCGCAGCGGAAGTACCCGCTTCCAACCCAGAGGAGTGA
- the ispH gene encoding 4-hydroxy-3-methylbut-2-enyl diphosphate reductase: MSVRVEVAKSAGICYGVERALRMAAQAAESGAAVHTLGPLIHNPQAVSALKDQGVGVAETLDDAAEGILVIRSHGVEPAIIEAARKRGLDVVDATCPHVSKAHEAAAELLNGGYTIVIVGEAEHPEVEGILAHAGGSALVVSSASELPERMPSARVGIVVQTTQSARRLNEVVAAILPKVSELRVFNTICASTGKRQRAAEELACDVDVMIVVGGHNSGNTTRLAEICAEVNAHVHHVETPDELDVSWFEGAESVGVTAGASTPDEQMQAVVHAIRAIG, encoded by the coding sequence GTGAGCGTGCGCGTCGAGGTCGCAAAATCTGCGGGCATCTGCTACGGAGTTGAGCGCGCCCTCAGGATGGCCGCACAGGCCGCGGAGAGCGGCGCTGCGGTTCACACGCTCGGTCCCCTGATCCACAATCCTCAGGCCGTCTCGGCGCTCAAAGACCAGGGCGTCGGAGTTGCCGAGACTCTCGACGATGCCGCCGAGGGGATTCTCGTCATCCGTTCTCACGGCGTGGAGCCGGCGATCATCGAGGCAGCACGCAAGCGCGGGCTCGACGTCGTCGACGCGACGTGCCCTCACGTCAGCAAGGCGCATGAGGCCGCCGCGGAACTCCTCAACGGCGGGTACACGATCGTCATCGTCGGGGAAGCCGAACACCCCGAGGTCGAGGGCATTCTGGCGCACGCGGGCGGCTCGGCCTTGGTGGTCTCCTCGGCGTCAGAGCTTCCGGAGCGCATGCCCAGCGCGCGCGTGGGCATCGTCGTGCAGACCACGCAGTCTGCGAGGCGCTTGAACGAGGTCGTCGCAGCGATCCTGCCAAAAGTCAGCGAACTGCGCGTCTTCAACACGATCTGCGCCTCGACCGGCAAACGCCAAAGGGCGGCCGAAGAGCTTGCCTGCGACGTGGACGTCATGATCGTTGTCGGTGGGCACAACTCGGGTAACACGACCCGCCTCGCCGAGATCTGCGCCGAAGTCAACGCCCACGTGCATCACGTAGAGACGCCGGACGAGCTCGACGTCTCGTGGTTTGAAGGAGCCGAGTCGGTGGGTGTAACAGCGGGCGCATCTACGCCTGACGAACAGATGCAGGCCGTCGTGCACGCCATTCGAGCGATCGGATAG